Within Kineothrix sp. MB12-C1, the genomic segment ACATTCATTCCACTGATGGTGGCTGAAGTAATAGTACTGAACATATTTTCCTCCTTATAATATTAACTTTAAACTTGAAATGAAATACCGGGGAGACTTCCCCATGAAAAACAAAGAATATAAATAGATAAGTCACTCCATACGTCCGGCAAAGAATGCCGGCCGTAGGAAACTTATAATCTTTTAGAAAAACTGTCCCGGGATGTACTCTTCCACTTCTATGACATCACCGTTTTCTTCTTGGATTCCTGTGCGAATTTCGCCTTCATCCTGGCCATCCACATAAAAACCGTGTTCTCTCAAGGTCTGCACATCGATAATACAACGATTATCCATGGTTTTCATAATATCCACGACTTCCAAATCGCTATACGCCCTATCCAATAAATCCATAATATTGTTATGTTTAAACCCTAATACCATCGGACGGAGAATATTTTCATCATTACTTCTGATAACAATAGCTTTTTCCCCCGTATTCAACTCCACACTGGTACCCGGTGCGAGAATATGAATGGATTGAATGAGCGCATCCACCACTTCAGGGTCGAACACATCCGGATGAGCAAGTAAATACTTGATTGCCGACACTTCCGATACCGGAGCTCCATTCAAGTGCATTGCAGTCATCATATCGTAAGTCTGAGCTACCATCAATACACGGGCGCCTATGACCACTGTCTTAATTTTATCATCTTCTTTGCCTCTCCTAAGCCCCTCTAGTATGCGCTGGGACTGCACACAGATACGTTTGATATTAGGCTCCATAGCAAATACTCTGCCTATCAATTCAAAACCGGCCACTTCATAAGAAACCATCGCCTCTTGTTCGGCCTCCGTAGGCAATTCTTTGTCTGCAAGATGCTTTGGCAGAGACAACAAACCCACATTATGCACAAGAGCTGCAATAATCGTATCCGTCTTATCCTCTAGCTTCACATTCAATACATGCGTCATCATTGCACTGAGAATCGCTGTATTCAATGCGTGCTTATAGACATGATCCTCTTTACTTCGCAGATTCTGTATAAAGTTAATCTTTTTATCCAGATGACCATAACGCCTCAAAATATTATTCACAATAACCTGAAGCTTCGGTCCTCTCTTACCTTCCTTTACTTTGTTCAGCTCTTCCCGCAAAGAAAAGACAGTCATCGTCTGGAAGCGTTCAAACAAAATATCTTCCTGTGTCATCGGAGGCACCGGCTCCGCCGGCTCCAATATAAACAGCCCAAGCAGTCCAAATCCTTTAATCCCCTGAATACCTTGAGCCGTAAGCTTAGAACTGCGTTCATATAGCAAAACACCATCCTTGTTATAAATGGGTCTTGCCAATCTCATCCCCGTTTTTAATTGATCCGTTTTTACAAAAAGCATATTCTGTCCCCCTTATCCAACGTTCTTCAAAATTCCTTCTCAAAACCCCTCTTTAGCTTACTCAAAGCCCTTTTCTCAATACGCGAAACATAACTTCTGGATATTCCAAGCCGCTCTCCTATTTCTCGTTGCGTTACTTCCCTTCCGTTCTCCAGCCCATATCTTAAATAAATAATTTCTTTTTCTCTTCCTTCTAATAATTCCAACAAATTCGTCAGCTTCTTCAAATCACTACGCAATTCCATCTTGTCTATTACATCAATCTGTTCCGTCTCTATAATATCGAGCAGATTTATCTCATTACCTTCTTTGTCCGTTCCTATCGGCTCATACAAAGATACTTCTTTCGACGTCTTTCTCTTAGAACGGATGAGCATTAGCAATTCGTTATCAATACAGCGAGACGCATATGTACTGAGTTTCCCTTTGCTAGCATCAAAAGAGGCTACTGCCTTAATTAGCCCTATGGTTCCTATGGAAATTAAATCTTCCATATCCTCGTCTACATTCTGATACTTCTTAGCAATATGGGCCACCAGGCGTAAATTGCGCTCAATTAAAATTTCCCTTGCTTCTCTCGCCTTGTCACTGCTTCCTTTTTGCAGGTTCTGAATATAGCGGGCTTCTTCTTCCGCGGTTAAAGGTTTTTGGAAAGTTTTCAAAAAGCGCCCCCGAAGTCAATTTATTATATTCTATGACCCGGCTGCACTTCTAGTGCCTTTCCATCTAAATTAACTATATTACTAACTGTTCAATACCTTCACAGTTACATGCGAAAGTCCATTAAAATCACCTTCGGTGATGGGACTTTCCCTTGCTATTCCACGCATTCTTGCGGTCGGCGCGATAAATGCGCAGACCTGCTGGATAGTTATCTATATTATACAAATTATTATAAGAAATAGCAATCAATTAAAGAAGAAATTGTGCCAAAACATAATTGCTCACATCCCTGCCAAATGGGGTTAGCGTAATCTGTTCAAATGACTTTATCAGCCCCTGTTTGCGAAGTTTCGTCAGTACATCTCCATATACATCCTCTATATTCTTTTGAAACAGTTTCAGAAATACTGCACGGCTCACTCCCCCTGTCAGACGAAGTCCAAGAAACATGAATTCCTCCATCTGTTCCTCCATGCTTAAATACTGTATTTCTTCCCTAATATCGCTTCTGTCTCCCGAAACATCATCTGCTGCCTGCCCTGAGAACATTGCCATGTACTTCGATATATCGGAAGTATTCTTCCAACGAACATTATCCACCATAGAAGCCGATCCCAGGCCAAACCCCACATAATTCTCACGCTTCCAATAAGCGATATTGTGACGGCACTCTCTGCCGGCCCGCGCATAATTCGAGATTTCGTAACGCCAGTAACCAGCCTCATCCAAAAGCCGTCCGGTCTCTTCATACATAAGTCGCTCTTCTTCTTCTGATGGTAGCATTTCCTTCTGCTTCGCATCAATCCCATACCGATCAAAGAAAGGCGTTCCTTCTTCAATAATAAGACTATAGGCTGAAATATGCTCCGGCTGAAGTTCTATGACTTTATCCAGACTATCCCGATACGACTCTATCTTCTGCCCCGGAAGCGCCGACATAAGGTCTATATTGATATTATCAAATCCCACCTCTCTTGCCATGTAGAACGTTCGGTAGAAGTCGGAAACACCATGAATTCTTCCGAGCAGCTGCAGTTCTTCTTCCTGAAGCGATTGAGTACCTATGCTTAAACGGTTGATCCCTGCCTTCTGATATGCTAATAACTTCTCTTTATCCACTGTTCCCGGATTGACCTCTATTGTAACTTCCGGTGTTGTGGCAAAGTGATAACATCTCTTCAACGCCTCCATAATACCCACAATCTGCCCACCGTCCAGCAAGGAGGGAGTTCCTCCCCCGAAGAAGACCGTATCCACCAGATGGCTTTTATATCGAGGCGCTTCCCTTTTTATTTCTTCGAGCAACGCCTGGATATACGCTTCTTTTTCCTCTCTATCGGATGAAAAGGATAGAAAATCACAATAGAAGCACTTTTTTACACAAAAGGGAATATGAATATATATGCTTAACATATCAGCTCCCTTATCTATCATCCAACTTCAATACGCTCATAAATGCCTTTTGAGGAATCTCCACATTACCAACCTGGCGCATGCGCTTTTTACCTTCCTTCTGCTTCTCGAGCAACTTCTTCTTACGGCTGATGTCACCACCATAGCACTTCGCAAGCACGTCCTTGCGCATTGCCTTTACCGTCTCTCTGGCGATTACTTTGCCGCCTACCGCTGCTTGTATCGGAACTTCAAACAAATGTCTGGGAATCTCATCTTTTAGTTTCTCGCACATTTTCCGCCCCCTCTCATAAGCACTTTCCGCGTGTACGATAAAGGAGAGTGCGTCCACTTCCTCTTTATTAATGAGAATATCCAGCTTCACCAGCTTGGACTCTTCGTAACCCTTTAAATCATAATCGAAGGATGCATACCCTTTAGAACGGGATTTCAACGCATCGAAGAAATCATAGATTATTTCATTTAAAGGTAACTCGTACTTCAACAGAGCACGTGTTTCTTCCATATAGTCCATACCGAGATAGCGCCCTCTTCGCTCCTGGCAAAGCTCCATAATTGCTCCGATATA encodes:
- a CDS encoding HD-GYP domain-containing protein — its product is MLFVKTDQLKTGMRLARPIYNKDGVLLYERSSKLTAQGIQGIKGFGLLGLFILEPAEPVPPMTQEDILFERFQTMTVFSLREELNKVKEGKRGPKLQVIVNNILRRYGHLDKKINFIQNLRSKEDHVYKHALNTAILSAMMTHVLNVKLEDKTDTIIAALVHNVGLLSLPKHLADKELPTEAEQEAMVSYEVAGFELIGRVFAMEPNIKRICVQSQRILEGLRRGKEDDKIKTVVIGARVLMVAQTYDMMTAMHLNGAPVSEVSAIKYLLAHPDVFDPEVVDALIQSIHILAPGTSVELNTGEKAIVIRSNDENILRPMVLGFKHNNIMDLLDRAYSDLEVVDIMKTMDNRCIIDVQTLREHGFYVDGQDEGEIRTGIQEENGDVIEVEEYIPGQFF
- the sigK gene encoding RNA polymerase sporulation sigma factor SigK, with product MKTFQKPLTAEEEARYIQNLQKGSSDKAREAREILIERNLRLVAHIAKKYQNVDEDMEDLISIGTIGLIKAVASFDASKGKLSTYASRCIDNELLMLIRSKRKTSKEVSLYEPIGTDKEGNEINLLDIIETEQIDVIDKMELRSDLKKLTNLLELLEGREKEIIYLRYGLENGREVTQREIGERLGISRSYVSRIEKRALSKLKRGFEKEF
- the hemW gene encoding radical SAM family heme chaperone HemW, which gives rise to MIDKGADMLSIYIHIPFCVKKCFYCDFLSFSSDREEKEAYIQALLEEIKREAPRYKSHLVDTVFFGGGTPSLLDGGQIVGIMEALKRCYHFATTPEVTIEVNPGTVDKEKLLAYQKAGINRLSIGTQSLQEEELQLLGRIHGVSDFYRTFYMAREVGFDNINIDLMSALPGQKIESYRDSLDKVIELQPEHISAYSLIIEEGTPFFDRYGIDAKQKEMLPSEEEERLMYEETGRLLDEAGYWRYEISNYARAGRECRHNIAYWKRENYVGFGLGSASMVDNVRWKNTSDISKYMAMFSGQAADDVSGDRSDIREEIQYLSMEEQMEEFMFLGLRLTGGVSRAVFLKLFQKNIEDVYGDVLTKLRKQGLIKSFEQITLTPFGRDVSNYVLAQFLL